The following are from one region of the Methanospirillum hungatei genome:
- the eno gene encoding phosphopyruvate hydratase: MTITRAITLRTILDSRGRKTVEAEVRTEHGFGRAAAPGGASTGIYEAAVRDPALAISEAENQVLPHLIGIDSSDQIGVDALLHEIDGTDNFSKIGANLTVSLSLAMAKAAADSRNIPLWQHLGGIFVDYAPRPLGNVIGGGAHASHATEFQEFLVVPTGCESVRDGIFANAQVHATVHDLLKKRGIHAGKGDEGAWAPPISDPDAFGILTEAISLVSDETGFEISPGIDVAASQMYDPESGMYRYRDGTTRSPEEQVTYIADLIDEYDLVYVEDPLHEEDYTGFAALNREAGNRCLICGDDLFVTNTKRIQEGISHGSANCVLIKPNQIGTLTDTCEAIHLAQRHGLETVMSHRSGETEDTTIAHLGCAFQCIFIKTGVVGGERTAKLNELMRIEESIYERK, translated from the coding sequence ATGACCATCACGCGCGCAATAACTCTGCGAACCATCCTCGATTCCAGAGGAAGAAAGACGGTTGAAGCTGAGGTCAGAACTGAACATGGGTTTGGTAGAGCAGCAGCACCGGGTGGTGCAAGTACGGGCATATACGAAGCGGCTGTTCGTGATCCCGCTCTTGCAATATCTGAAGCCGAAAACCAGGTGCTCCCACATCTGATCGGGATTGATTCATCAGATCAGATCGGTGTAGATGCTCTGCTCCATGAGATAGATGGGACCGACAATTTCTCCAAAATCGGAGCAAACCTTACGGTCTCATTATCACTCGCTATGGCGAAAGCAGCAGCTGATTCGCGAAATATTCCGCTTTGGCAACATCTCGGAGGTATTTTTGTGGATTATGCACCAAGGCCCCTTGGCAATGTCATTGGGGGCGGTGCTCATGCTTCCCATGCTACAGAGTTTCAGGAATTTCTCGTAGTGCCAACCGGCTGCGAAAGTGTGCGTGATGGTATCTTCGCCAATGCGCAGGTACATGCAACAGTGCATGATCTGTTGAAAAAACGTGGAATACATGCAGGAAAAGGGGATGAAGGGGCCTGGGCTCCCCCGATCTCTGATCCTGATGCATTTGGGATACTGACTGAAGCCATCTCTCTTGTTTCAGATGAAACAGGATTTGAAATAAGTCCAGGAATAGATGTGGCAGCAAGTCAGATGTACGATCCTGAGTCAGGGATGTACCGTTATCGGGACGGGACAACCAGATCACCAGAAGAACAGGTTACGTATATTGCTGACCTGATTGACGAGTATGATCTGGTATATGTAGAGGATCCTCTCCATGAAGAAGACTATACCGGTTTTGCTGCCCTGAATCGGGAGGCTGGAAACAGGTGTCTTATCTGTGGAGATGACCTCTTTGTAACCAACACAAAGCGTATCCAGGAAGGGATATCTCATGGGAGTGCGAATTGTGTGCTTATCAAGCCAAATCAGATCGGCACACTGACTGACACCTGTGAAGCTATTCACCTTGCACAGCGTCATGGGCTGGAAACGGTCATGAGTCACCGGTCTGGTGAGACTGAAGACACAACCATCGCTCATCTTGGATGTGCATTTCAGTGCATATTTATAAAAACGGGGGTTGTCGGCGGGGAGCGGACAGCCAAATTAAACGAACTCATGCGGATTGAGGAGAGTATCTATGAACGGAAATGA
- the rpsB gene encoding 30S ribosomal protein S2: protein MNGNEMEIELNEPLVSVEEYLAAGVHIGTQQKSSDMKNFIYRVRGDGLYILDIRETDERIKLAAKFLSQYDPAKILVVTSRQYGQYPARKFADSIGATPIIGRYIPGTLTNPLLPRYAEPDVVVVTDPVSDLQVIKEAIQVSIPVVALCDTNNMTSLVDVVVPTNNKGRKALSMIYFLLTKEFLRHKGYNTSLTPEDFETEM, encoded by the coding sequence ATGAACGGAAATGAAATGGAGATTGAACTGAACGAACCACTCGTTTCAGTTGAAGAGTATCTTGCAGCAGGTGTTCACATCGGAACCCAGCAGAAGAGCAGCGACATGAAGAACTTCATCTACCGCGTCCGCGGAGATGGATTATATATTCTGGACATCAGGGAAACCGATGAGCGGATAAAACTTGCCGCAAAATTCCTTTCCCAGTATGATCCGGCAAAGATCTTGGTAGTGACCTCACGTCAGTATGGTCAGTATCCTGCACGCAAGTTTGCAGATTCTATCGGAGCAACCCCGATCATCGGCAGATATATTCCGGGAACCCTGACAAATCCATTACTGCCACGATATGCAGAGCCGGATGTTGTTGTTGTGACTGACCCGGTCAGTGACCTGCAGGTTATCAAGGAAGCAATTCAGGTCAGCATTCCTGTAGTCGCTCTCTGTGATACAAACAATATGACAAGCCTTGTGGATGTAGTAGTCCCAACCAACAATAAAGGGCGCAAGGCACTCTCTATGATATACTTCCTCCTGACCAAGGAGTTCCTCCGACATAAAGGATACAACACTTCCCTGACCCCTGAAGACTTCGAAACCGAGATGTAA
- the mvk gene encoding mevalonate kinase, giving the protein MATWSAPGKVFLFGEHAVLYQKPGIALAIRPRVYVTVRRTNHPHQAKSPYIDQCFREFGVKGSVYINSQLPSSSGLGSSAAVTVATLAAINDEFDMGRSREQIAEMAWKIEKKVQKGRASATDTTVSTYGGMFLIKEGTRKRLAPQNYHLVIGNSQISHSTSRMVEKVAELKQKHPSIINPVLDSIEAIVMDAMKHLDEPVYLGKLMDMNHNLLETLGVGHPQLSRLVLAARSTGAFGAKITGAGGGGCMVALAPKNIRARIAGAIEVFDGRAIITCIDTEGLRKERDA; this is encoded by the coding sequence GTGGCAACCTGGAGTGCACCCGGTAAGGTGTTTTTATTCGGTGAACATGCAGTTCTCTATCAAAAACCCGGGATAGCACTTGCAATAAGACCACGAGTATATGTTACCGTAAGGAGAACAAACCATCCACATCAGGCGAAATCTCCATATATTGATCAATGTTTTCGTGAATTTGGTGTGAAGGGGAGTGTATATATCAATTCACAATTACCAAGTTCATCGGGACTTGGGTCATCAGCTGCAGTCACGGTTGCTACACTTGCAGCGATAAATGATGAGTTTGATATGGGGAGAAGCCGTGAGCAAATAGCTGAAATGGCCTGGAAAATAGAGAAAAAAGTGCAAAAAGGCCGGGCCAGTGCAACAGATACTACTGTTTCAACCTATGGTGGGATGTTTCTCATTAAAGAAGGAACACGAAAGCGGCTTGCTCCTCAAAATTATCATCTTGTAATAGGCAACAGTCAGATTTCACATTCAACTAGTAGGATGGTTGAAAAAGTAGCTGAACTGAAACAAAAACACCCCTCAATCATAAACCCGGTTTTGGATTCTATTGAAGCAATCGTCATGGATGCCATGAAACATCTCGATGAACCGGTTTATCTTGGAAAACTGATGGATATGAATCATAATCTCCTTGAGACATTGGGTGTCGGCCACCCCCAACTCTCGAGATTAGTACTTGCAGCTCGTTCGACCGGTGCTTTTGGGGCAAAAATCACCGGTGCAGGTGGTGGCGGCTGCATGGTAGCTCTTGCTCCGAAAAATATTCGGGCCAGGATAGCAGGAGCCATTGAGGTATTTGATGGCCGGGCAATAATCACCTGTATTGATACAGAAGGGTTGAGAAAGGAGCGGGATGCCTGA
- the fni gene encoding type 2 isopentenyl-diphosphate Delta-isomerase has product MNRREFTSSRKLDHLRICLDENIETGTTGFEEIRLVHEALPDSDMDSLSLKTRFLGHDLGSPLFISAMTGGHPETKEVNAVLGEIAGELGLGIGVGSQRAAIENPDLADTFSIVREKAPNTFIVGNLGIVQLRDHGIEWAEQAVEMIDADALAIHLNFLQESIQPEGDHDAGGCQAALRELCGELKVPVIVKETGSGISYETGIRCYGAGAACIDIGGYGGSSWALIESHRSGSVAGREDLYLKGLGERFGEWGLPTAVSLYEVTRCGGPVIASGGLRSGIDVAKALVMGAGLTGMALPLLKPAFEGPDTLRETIRIIHQELRISMFLTGKSRISELPQARWYLTGKTREMIENLQGGERIGH; this is encoded by the coding sequence ATGAACAGAAGAGAATTTACCTCCTCCCGCAAGTTAGACCATCTTCGTATATGTCTTGATGAGAACATTGAAACAGGAACGACGGGATTTGAAGAAATCAGACTTGTCCATGAAGCACTCCCCGACAGCGATATGGATAGTCTTTCCCTGAAAACCAGATTTTTAGGGCATGATCTCGGCTCACCCCTGTTTATTTCTGCAATGACCGGAGGACATCCGGAGACAAAGGAAGTCAATGCAGTTTTAGGAGAAATTGCTGGTGAACTTGGTCTTGGTATTGGCGTAGGATCTCAAAGGGCAGCGATTGAAAATCCGGATCTTGCAGATACCTTCTCTATTGTCAGGGAAAAAGCCCCGAATACCTTTATTGTTGGGAATCTGGGCATCGTTCAGTTGCGAGATCATGGGATTGAATGGGCTGAACAGGCAGTTGAGATGATTGATGCTGATGCTCTTGCAATTCACCTCAATTTTTTGCAGGAATCAATACAACCCGAAGGAGATCATGATGCAGGTGGCTGTCAGGCCGCACTTCGTGAACTCTGCGGAGAACTGAAGGTTCCGGTTATTGTGAAGGAAACCGGTTCGGGCATTTCGTATGAAACCGGAATAAGATGTTATGGAGCAGGTGCAGCCTGTATAGATATCGGTGGGTATGGTGGCTCTTCATGGGCTCTCATTGAAAGTCACCGGTCAGGAAGTGTTGCAGGCAGAGAAGATCTGTACCTGAAAGGATTAGGTGAGCGGTTTGGAGAATGGGGCCTTCCTACCGCTGTAAGTTTATATGAAGTTACCAGGTGCGGGGGGCCGGTAATTGCGAGCGGAGGGCTTCGATCCGGAATAGATGTGGCAAAGGCACTGGTAATGGGTGCCGGTCTTACCGGAATGGCACTTCCCCTTTTAAAACCTGCCTTCGAGGGCCCTGATACATTGCGGGAAACAATCCGGATCATCCATCAGGAACTCCGGATAAGTATGTTTCTTACCGGAAAATCCCGAATATCCGAGTTACCACAGGCCCGGTGGTATCTCACCGGTAAGACACGGGAAATGATAGAAAACCTTCAAGGAGGAGAGAGAATTGGACATTGA
- a CDS encoding isopentenyl phosphate kinase: MPDRIILKLGGSVITDKESGEVGVIRENILQEVARSLKEFADISLLLIHGAGSCGHPQAQQYKIQYGVSTENREGIYETHIAVSGLNELVVKTLRNEGIEAISVHPLEGMVASEGELTGYCLDHLNLMMSLGLVPVLHGDVVMDTKKGACIISGDQLVRVLAQQLGMKRIGLATDVAGLLDADGSVVRELRPSMAHTIRIGGSGSVDVTGGMKGKITELLRLADMGIESNIFHISRLKEFLSGADHGGTRIMPEDVA; this comes from the coding sequence ATGCCTGATCGAATTATTCTAAAACTTGGCGGGAGTGTCATCACCGATAAGGAAAGTGGTGAGGTAGGAGTTATTCGTGAGAACATCCTGCAAGAGGTAGCCAGATCACTCAAAGAATTTGCAGATATTTCTCTTCTTCTTATTCATGGTGCAGGATCATGCGGACATCCGCAAGCTCAGCAGTATAAAATTCAGTATGGCGTCTCAACAGAGAACAGAGAAGGGATATATGAAACCCATATTGCGGTATCAGGATTAAATGAACTTGTCGTTAAAACTCTTCGAAACGAAGGAATTGAAGCGATAAGTGTACATCCACTAGAAGGGATGGTTGCTTCAGAGGGAGAACTAACCGGATATTGCCTGGATCACCTGAACCTTATGATGAGTCTGGGATTGGTTCCTGTCCTCCATGGTGATGTAGTAATGGATACAAAGAAGGGAGCATGTATTATTTCCGGTGATCAACTGGTCAGGGTATTGGCACAACAGCTGGGTATGAAACGCATCGGTCTCGCAACTGATGTTGCCGGTCTGCTTGATGCTGATGGGTCAGTTGTGAGGGAACTGCGCCCTTCAATGGCGCATACCATAAGGATTGGAGGCTCCGGCTCTGTAGATGTTACCGGAGGAATGAAAGGAAAAATTACAGAACTCCTTCGCCTTGCTGATATGGGCATTGAGTCAAATATATTCCATATATCACGACTCAAGGAGTTTTTAAGCGGGGCTGATCATGGAGGAACCCGGATCATGCCGGAGGATGTTGCATGA
- a CDS encoding DNA-directed RNA polymerase subunit K codes for MQTYTRYEKARIVGARALQISMGAPILIASSSIDPLEIAMEEFDREVIPITVKRR; via the coding sequence ATGCAAACTTATACTCGCTATGAGAAGGCGCGGATTGTCGGCGCCCGGGCACTTCAGATATCTATGGGTGCCCCGATCCTCATTGCTAGTTCAAGTATTGATCCACTTGAGATAGCAATGGAGGAATTCGACCGTGAGGTTATTCCGATAACAGTGAAACGGAGATAG
- the amrB gene encoding AmmeMemoRadiSam system protein B — MKSRASTVAGMFYPGEPGRLRQLLSELFRSCAFSGDAAGIVSPHAGYVYSGRTAAQAFAAFDEQFDGTFLVIGPSHRGFPSCISQIPWETPLGILEPDTDLGAYLHLPIDERAMSYGSENSLEVQMPFIQYRFPRSRILPLMMGQQTLSEVHRISSIIIEALEKYEQPVKIVASSDFSHYVSHDKAYRDDHYAIEALVRMDVPEFFSRIKSHNITACGYGPIGCMIEVLKTRGKNRCDLLEYTTSGETSGDYDQVVGYAALAVQ, encoded by the coding sequence ATGAAGAGCAGGGCTAGTACAGTGGCTGGGATGTTTTATCCTGGTGAACCCGGACGTCTCAGGCAACTTCTGTCTGAACTTTTCCGGAGCTGTGCATTTTCCGGTGATGCAGCGGGGATTGTATCTCCCCATGCCGGATATGTATACTCCGGCAGGACTGCAGCTCAGGCATTTGCTGCTTTCGATGAGCAGTTTGATGGGACATTTCTAGTAATAGGTCCCAGTCATCGGGGTTTTCCTTCCTGTATCTCTCAGATTCCTTGGGAAACTCCACTTGGAATCCTTGAACCTGATACAGATCTGGGAGCATATCTACATCTCCCAATAGATGAACGGGCGATGAGTTATGGATCTGAAAATTCTCTGGAAGTACAGATGCCGTTTATACAATATCGGTTTCCGCGATCCAGAATTCTTCCTCTCATGATGGGTCAACAGACTCTTTCAGAAGTGCATCGGATATCATCAATCATAATCGAAGCTCTGGAAAAATATGAACAACCGGTAAAAATCGTGGCATCAAGTGACTTCTCTCATTATGTCTCTCATGACAAGGCATACCGCGACGATCACTATGCAATAGAGGCACTTGTACGTATGGATGTTCCTGAGTTTTTTTCCAGAATAAAGTCGCATAACATCACAGCCTGTGGATATGGTCCAATAGGATGCATGATTGAAGTGTTAAAGACCCGGGGTAAAAACCGGTGCGACCTGCTCGAATATACCACTTCAGGAGAGACAAGTGGTGATTATGATCAGGTCGTAGGGTATGCGGCTTTGGCGGTGCAATAG